One segment of Paenibacillus sp. FSL R7-0337 DNA contains the following:
- a CDS encoding class I SAM-dependent methyltransferase, with the protein MGAPYDVISDLYIKYWNDIVLSNYPILEKTLLPFIPDNSVILDVCCGAGLIAAKLSEQNYVVEGFDISEKMIENAKINAPKASFKVGDARDFSYDISFDAAICTLDSLNHITNIADLEKVFIHIAQALKPGGVLYFDVRNEEGYKYIWDKQSYSIIEPELVVTYKTIYNANDRLGIMKGVYFKESEVWERDDFCIIQRSYLEEELSALLNKVGFNNIKIVKVKENLNINVLGRSHYTCSKSM; encoded by the coding sequence ATGGGTGCACCTTATGATGTCATTTCCGATTTATATATCAAATATTGGAATGATATAGTGTTGTCTAATTATCCTATCCTTGAGAAAACGCTTCTTCCATTTATACCTGACAATAGTGTCATACTGGATGTTTGTTGTGGTGCAGGTTTGATCGCAGCGAAACTCAGTGAGCAGAATTATGTTGTTGAAGGATTTGATATATCGGAAAAAATGATTGAAAATGCAAAGATTAATGCGCCTAAGGCCTCTTTTAAAGTGGGAGATGCGAGGGATTTCAGTTATGACATTTCCTTTGATGCTGCTATATGTACGTTGGATAGTCTTAATCATATTACTAACATAGCAGATCTGGAGAAAGTCTTTATCCATATTGCACAAGCTTTGAAGCCCGGGGGAGTATTGTATTTTGATGTGAGGAATGAGGAGGGCTATAAGTACATCTGGGATAAGCAGAGTTACTCCATAATAGAACCAGAACTGGTAGTCACCTATAAGACGATCTACAACGCTAACGATCGATTGGGGATTATGAAGGGTGTTTACTTTAAGGAAAGTGAGGTTTGGGAGCGAGATGATTTTTGCATTATCCAAAGAAGTTATCTGGAGGAGGAGCTCTCTGCATTATTGAATAAAGTTGGTTTTAATAATATTAAAATTGTGAAAGTCAAAGAAAACTTAAATATAAATGTACTGGGAAGATCCCATTATACCTGCAGCAAGAGTATGTAG